The segment atgaaaatatgttgGCTTGATGTTAAGTGCAAAAATTGAGTGTTAGTGATCCTTAGATACATGTTGGAGCTAAATTGAGAATTTCACTATGATTAATGCTTTGGTTTTATGTATGATGAATGCTCTATGTGATTGTGAATCATGAGAATGAATATGTAATTGAGCATTGTCATTGTGACCATTCTTGTGAGGAATATGATGTTTTGCATGTGTAACTAAAGGAAATGGGCACCAATGTCGGCCATAAAAATTGAGGAAACAATGGAAGAACGTGTATGATCCTTAGAGGAACAAAACGTAGGATGGAAATGGTACCCTTGCATGATGTGATTTGGTTATTAATTTGTGTTTATGAATTCGAATGATGCAATTGAAAACATAGAAAACATAGTTGTGTGCGTGCTGATGAATTTATGTGTTACCTATAGAAGCAGTTTCActaatgatttctcagttgGCAACAACTCTATTTTCATCAACGATTCCTAATTCAACAGTGATAGTTGTCGCTGTCGAATCCTGAGTTCAATGCGTCAGCCACAAATcagtttgttgatgattttgtgTTTCAGCAACCTAGATGTCGCTGATGAATTTATGTGTCAGTCGTAAAGATGATCACATTGATGATTTATGGGTCAGCAACGATTTAGTTTTGTCAACGATTCCTATGTCGACAGTAGGACATGTGTGCGTTGAAGaattcagcgtcagccgtagaactggatCGCAATgacgatttctgagtcggcaacGACTCAGTTTTTGTAAACAATTTCTGTGTTAGCCATAAACCATATGCACTAACAATTTCAGCATCAGCCATGAAACTATTTCGGTAGCAACTCGtctttcatcaatgatttctgagtcggcaatAGCCCATGTGGGCTGGTGATTTCTACCAAGTACGGTGTTAGCAGTGAATTAGTTTTTCTTGTTGAATTGTGGTGTCAATAGCGAACTAGTTTCGCTGACGATTCTATATTCCAGCGAATCAATTCGCTAACGAGTTTGTGTCACCAGCAAACGAGTTTCGCTGACGATTCTATGTTCCAGTGAATCAGTTCGTTGCTAAGTTTGCATCATTAGCGGACCGATTTCGCTGACGATACTGTGTCCCCagggaatcagttcgctgacaaCTCTACATCACCCACGAACCAGTTTTGCTAATGAATTTATGCGGCATATTAGATATTAGAACTAGTTCAATGATTGGATGATTGCATTGTATGATTGTAATATATGAATGCTAGAATGTGAACATGTGTATTCTTGAAATTTGTATGGTGacgagttgtgtgattatgaaTGCAAATGTATTGATTTGTGATCTTGTTGTGGTATATGGTATAAGTTGTGTGACAAGGACATCCCACGAGAGGAGGAGGTATGTGGTTTCCATTGTTTTCTTGTATAATGTAAATGTTCTGAAATGACTTGTTTGAGGACAATAAATTATTGCGTTGTGATGAATATTAAACCaaacatgaaatattgattGAGTTTTTAATGAAAATGTTATTGTTCTGAAATAACTTGTTTGAGGATGATAGATGATTGTGTTGTGATAAATATTAAACTGACCATGAAATGTTTATTGAGTTATTCATAAAAAGgttaatgttttgaaatgacTTGGTTGAGGATGATATATTATTGCATTGTTAATGAATATTAAACTGaccatgaaatgttgattgagttattgatgaaaatattaatgttcTGAAATAACTTGTTTGAGGATGATATATtattgtgttgtgatgaaatattaAACTGAacatgaaatgttgattgagtttttgatgaaaatattaatgttttgaaataactgatatttttgttttattttcttctaatattttttaatttctttgtaatttttttatgatttttgtttatattaggCTCTAAAATAGGTAATAATAGAGCTCTTCAAAATCATAGTCTTGAATTTTAATCATTGCAAAAAGATTTCCTAAAccagattggattttttttccagtttgttGTTAGGCTAATCAAGTTCTTAAAAgcttttaaagattttatagATTAGTTGGAATAGATCCCTTTATaggattatttattatattaaaaatgagaATAAATCTGATAAAAAATGTCTAGGATCTCACACCGCATTCTTGAATAGTTATAGCCTCTATTAATTGTGATTGATCAGATttgctaaaatattttatgctttaagcaaaagatttaaagataaaaaatttaaaattataatagtggttgcggtttaaaattaaaaaaatattaaaataataattttttatttttttaaaattatttttaaaaataacatatcaaatatatatatatatatatatatatatataagggttACAaccgctatatatatatatatatatatgggttaCAACCGCGTCCCAATCATTCTCTTGGTTCCTTTGAGCGCTGTCCATGACTACGAATCCAAAATAAAGTAAGCAAAGATAAAGATGATTGGAGTGAACAGTAAAAAGTGATGTTGTATTGCTTTCTCCTACTCCTGTGATAGTAATCGACCAAGGTCataaatttcaaatgaaaatataaaatgctaTTATTGTTAGTTATAGAGAAATATCAAGCAAGGATCCAAAAGCCATAATGGGTCCACAATACTTTTAAGTGTAAAATCCATTCGTTAGAAATTGATGATATATTTCATTGTGGATTTTGATATTCATGTTGGTTTTCTCACACATGTTCTCCTGAACAGTAAACATGAGAAACACTCACGTATTggtgaaagaaaacaaattagagaGCATTCTTGGGCAAAGGGATCGATTGCTGTGTTCAATCAGGTAAAATACACATGTACTTATGAGGTGCGAAAATGGATTATATACTTGTCTGAAATAAAGATGTCccttttgaattataatattgaaaaaaaaatggatggttTTTCTTATTGTTGTCAACCGAACTAGATCAATACCTGTGTAATTACTAAAATCTGTAGTTTTTTATGTCGCAAATCATTATGTTTTGGTGGATTCCCAGGAGATCTTATAAAATCTTACTCTTCTGCAGCTCTTCGGTTAGGCTGGTACTGGTTTTCAAAGACAATTACAAACTCCACTGTAGCTGTAGTTCAGTACTTGTTCCATCCAACTTACTCTTTGCTTTCATGCTCAACATGTTCTTAATTGGTAAATTATTGATCCTTTTAAACTTTATGCACTCTTTTGTTGAAAAAAGATTGTCAACCACCATTCTCCCAATTCTCCCCTTTACTATTTGGTAAAAGCACATTGCAAGCAATTGGTATTGGAGATGATATTTCATTTAAGCCCACTGATCATCCAAGAACCCTATTAATCATCTTCTTATCATCATACTTCATTTAAGCCCACTGATCATCCAAGAACCCTATTAATCATCTTCTTATCATCCTTATTCCAACTGCTGTGAGGATTAAAATGATGGATAAGACATGACTAAACTATTTTCATAGCACCCCTTACTTTTTCACCAACTCTGTCAGCAAGTGAGATGGTTGCGATCTTACATGGCtgattgtatatatatataatggactCCTTGACAATTATTCCTGAATGACTTAGGAATTGAACCAATTGCGTACTCTTTCCCGAGCTAGTCTCTCTAATCAGTACCGTTACTTGCACAACACAAAAagtattttagaagaaaaaacaaaagcagaTTCAAGCAGAAGAGGGcatattaattttgatgataaaaaaaaaaagttgaatcaTAGGAAATAGTGTTTCAGAAAAGGAGACCAAAAGAGACTTGCCGAAGATTGAAAACTATATGCCTAACAACATCTCATCATTCTTTGCCATGATGTCTGCATGAAATTCTTTCAACTTTAAGGTGATTTTATCATGGTATTTGTAGACCCAACTAACATTCTTCCCTCTCTACCGTTCAAGATCTTCGCATCTCAAGCTTGGTTCGAAACCTGAGGTTACTTAATCATATTGATGttcaagaaattttattttttgttgtgttataATCTGTTTTGTAATGTCATGCACCATTTAACATGTGTCGCGACTATAATATCTGTATTAGAGGTGTAACAGCcttacacttaaaaaaaaaaaacttctattaAATGAAcaacaataaccaaaaaaagaatACAACTTCACAGTGAAGTCCACATCAGTCCTTGATGTTTATTTACATATCAACAAAACTTATAATGTATTACCATGGCAGATAAGTGACTTTATATGATAATGAAATGAATGGATTGCTAGAAAAAATGAATGGTTACTAAGGCATGGAGGAAGCCATGTTAAATTGCATGCATATATTTGGAGATCTGCAGTCCCAGAATGGTAGAGAACTTTAAACTGGAATAATACTATTACCTTGCAATTTTCTATGAGGCATGGAGGAAGCCATGTTAAATTTCATGTTCTTTGACATGCCCCTTGCTTATCCATCTCAACATGTTCTCTTCCCCGCCTCCTTTCtcaaagattttttattgaGGATTTGATATGTTTCTTCGATCTGCTTCTAAGAACAGGTTTGCTTTTGCATTTTTTAGTTCTTCCACCGCTTGTTGCTAGTGTTTTGGTTCAAATCTGTTAACTATCGTGCTGTTTTCGAAGTCCCTTACGTGTAGAAATCAAGGGTGGATCTACGTAGTTATTGATCAAGAAGATTTATTTGCTTACAAATGTAGTCACTGATCGAGAAGATTCACTTACAAGTTTTTGATTGAAGGTCAATCATTCTATATCTTCGCTTTTACAAATGATTTACGCATTCCtcagtttaattaatttctataagagattaaaaaaaccaCATTTCGGTGCCAACGTCGATGTTCCCATCTTTAGTTTAGTTTCAGCACAACGTTACATAAACCAGGATATGTGCAATCTTTGGTTTAGTTTCAGCACCACAAACATGAACGACGTTACTTGTGTTACTTTAAATCATGTAAGGTTCATCCTgacactttatatatatatatatatatatatatatatatatatatatatatatatatatatatatatatatattgtaatataatgagccattataattataattataatatcatattatattataatttaaaaattacacaattaaattataaaatatactaaatgatatcagttttttttttttattgttcactatcttacaaaatattatggatcgaagtaatttttttttttaatttgattctcaaacttttattttgcaCCATTTAGCTTTTTGAAGCCTAAATTAACCTTAAATTGTATATTTTTCAAGGAGGGAGAGATTAATTAGAAGATCAAGAACTAAAgtgaaagaaatagatagaaTAGAAAAGGTGTTTGAAGTTTGTAGTGGaaattcattttcatcttcCATATTTTTGGGATATTAGGTTATCAgtccttataattttaaaaaattatgagctTAGCACAtaacatgctattttttttaatagttgggGTCCACCCCATTATACTTAAAAAAAGCCTACATGTGGGCTGTAGCTTCATAGGTCAAGCGCTAGGCCTAACTTACTAGGGCTAGCAACACCtaacttaattgtttttataaaaacaaaattaagatgtattctttttaattgatgttttattttatatgaaattttaaacataatcttttggtatatgatttaattaataatctttctctatgattttctttaatttatttagctttttttagaatgcaattttatttttatgataataaatgtgtttaatttttaaaaagattggtATGATTCAtctgagagttttttttttaattttttatatagattgaatttttttatataaaatttttaatattgcaaccttgtatagtatttttttcttttattttgtttttggaatttgaaaagttaataaagattaaaatcttttttatcttatttgttttttaatttttttgtttgacattgttttttagttgttgcctcatatttttatcatattattaaattaatcaagatttaacttctttgaaaacataaatgtcttatgaatttttttcctttcttgttaaaaaaatttgatctcATATTTCTTATGAataatatacaaataaaatcattgagacgttttaagaatattttacaTATTCAtttttacaatattaaaaagcatttattttttgcattaaatcgttgttatttttttccctatttatttgttgttaatatcttattttctaatcatattattaaattaatcggCCTTATTAACCTTATTATTTTGACAAgatccttagattttttttcacaaatatttgtatcatgtcaatattttttctactaTGAAAAAATAAGCCACCTAGTTAGTATTATGTAATTAAACATACCGTTAATTTCTTATCAAAATATCAGAGGTGTCCTCTCCTTGTGGACGGTTAACAACATTATACTTGCCTAGTACTATTAAACTTGTTAGCTGAGTGCTTactcttcttgtttcttttttatcccaTTTTCTAACCAATCATTCTTTTACTTTTGCCAATCATATGCTGTGAACAAATTCCTTCACATGCCTTTCCTCATAATGTTGTCCTTGAATTAAAGCTACCTCTCTGCCACcattcattcttttttcaataattatcaGATATTTTAGTGTAATAACAGGTATATGGTGCTTCCTTATTCTACTTTGCTTCGGATCTGTCATGTCCATCGCTATCAATATGAGTTGTCGTTGTTTTTGAAGAGTGCTTTTTTCCTGTTCATGCTCTTGCAGCAGCAAACTGTTGAACAGAAACCAATATTTGGTTTTGGAAGCCCCACAAAGATCGATATATCAGTTCCACTCAATAGAGTATTGGACTTGAAGGTCAGGtcgttttcttctttctttcctgtAATTGGAAATGTGCATATCTTCgtttatttcctttccttttgtcACTTGCTCGTATGATTCCATTAATTCAGAATTGTTAGATATTTATTACTAGTTCTGAAACTAGAAGGTTTCTAAGTTAGCATTATCTTGAGTAGAGCAAAAAGGTCAATACATCAACTCGGTCGGAACGGTAGTTGAACAAAATCTCAATACCTGATTCCCATACTCTGAACCTAACATTATTCCTCAGTTGAAGAAGGAGAAAACTCTTCAAACTGTCCTGTTTCTTGAAATACACTTCTGCTAAATTTCACCTCAGCTGCACGCGATGGAGTGCCAGATAAGCGACCAATCGATAACCCACTAGCATCAGTGCCATAATTGCCACATCTACCCATAAATGGTTCAGACCCATTGATTTGACAGAAGGAAAATCTCCAACCCGGCACAAGACTCCCTTTGAGCACTCATAGTAATCATCCTCATTGTACTGGACACCAAGAAGAAGCTTGTAACTGTAGTAACTGTAGCTTAAGTACTTCAGCCATACTATGAAAGGAGGGATTTGTTGAACGTAGTATCCTCCGGCAATGAGAAAAACCAGAGTTGTAACTGAAGCTATTGTAGTGGCTTGTTTTATGTCCATTAGAAGAGCACCAATGGCTAATCCAAGACTTTGAGAGACAAGAACACTGTAAAGAACAACAAGTAGGGAGAGGATAAAAGTTATAGGATCGGCTTTAAGTCCGCCCATCCAATAGATTATGAAGACGAATGCAGTTGGGAGCGCAAGCTCCAATGGCAGATCTCCGAATGTTCGAGCGAGGAAGTAGGATGAAAGATGATACATTCCCGATGCTCGTTCCTTAACCAACATCCTTCTTTCCTGGGGAAATGTGAAAACTGCATTGTAGAGTGGGTAAAATCCCCagaaaacagagaagaagaagagcaatGCAATCTGCAAGAAAAATGCCAACCTTCTTAGCAGTTAGCACATGTGGAACCAAGGAGTCGGAGTTAAATTTCTCGGGTTTCAGTTTCTTCCGATTTAGAAGAGATGGGAAAAAGATTATAGAAGAAAAGCtatcatcaacaaaaaaaagaaatttataataGTCTCATCTAGCTTGGAGTTTCTATGAAATTCAAACCagtgtgttttttaataaattctagCATGAATTTTGAGGTAAAAGCAGTCTCTATAATCTACTTGGTAATAAGCGAGAAGAAAAGCTCTTACGCGGTCTTCAATGTGAGAAGTTGGTGTATGCCACCACAGAAGTCCGCCAAGTACACTGACACTGAGGACTTGAAAAATTCTTAGCCTGTTGAAGGACTCGTACCTCCGCTCCCTTAGCCCCCGCTGAAAGAGCACTTTGAACTGATACCACCAGCTTGTGCACCATTGCTCTGACTTTGTTTCAGTTTCTGTTACAATAAGTATTTCTACTTAGCTAAACACTAGAGAACAGGAGGGTGAAATGGGATTCTGACGTCGTTGTCAATATAATCAGATAGATAGAGAAAAGGTAGTCATACTTGCAGAGGCATCTTTTGTATAGTTGTAATTATTCGGGTCCGACTTGCAAAGCTCAGCTTTCAGTCTGGTAGAAATGTTCTTCTCATAAGCAGATATAAGAGCTTCCTTCACTAACTTCTGTTCTTGCTCCATGTTCTCACCTTGGTCAGTGGCATTTTTAGAATCAGGACCAATGCCTGCGAGTTTCCAAAAgttgtaagaaaatatataagttgTCTATTATCTAGTTAACTCTAAAGAATACTTATTAGCGCTATAATATTTGTGAAGATAAATGATTTCAAAACTGGAACCATTTTGTTTTGTGGTTTGTTTCGAAAACAGATTAATATAATTTCCTACAGTCAACCAAATTGAATACTGGAAATATTGTTTACGCCTTCCTCTACAGGGGTGGTGTCTCGTTAAACTCCCTTAGTAAAATTAACAGAGTTTTAAGTACCACAGAAACCTTCAGTGGACCAACAGCCAACTTGAATCTCTGTCTTGCTCAAGTGAAATATATATGTAAAGTAAGAAATTAGAGATTCTTAATAATTAGAATTTCAAATTACCATTCGCAAGATCAAGTAAGAGATCAGCAGGATTGACAGTCATGGAAGTAGAAAATCCAATGGAGGAAAAATATTCCAAAGCTGCAGATGCAGGACCATAGTAGATGGGGTGTCCCTCAGAGAGCAAGACTACCTTATCAAACATGTGGTAAAGTCTGCTTGAGGGCTGGTGAATGGTGGTGACGACAGTTCGTCCCCCACTCGCAAGCCGTTTGATCGTGGTCAGGATCCTTTGAGCTGTAGTTGAATCCAAACCTGATGTGGGCTCATCTAGTAGTAGCAAGCTTGGATTAATTAGCATTTCTTGACCAATACTAACCCTCTTCTTCTCTCCTCCTGATATTCCTCTAAAGAGTGGCCCCCCTATCATGCTGTTCCGGCACCGACTCAACCCCAGTTCAGTTATAACTCGTTGAACATGCTGTGCTTTCTCATCCCTGGTTAATGTTTTGGGTAGCCTTAGCAGTGCAGTGAACAGAAGAGTTTCAGTCACAGTTAGATGTGGGTACAAAATGTCGTCCTGAGCAACGAAGCCTGTGCGTCGTTTCATGGCACCGGAAAAAGGCTGTCCATTGTACGTGATCTTTCCGGATAGCTT is part of the Populus nigra chromosome 8, ddPopNigr1.1, whole genome shotgun sequence genome and harbors:
- the LOC133700997 gene encoding ABC transporter G family member 14-like, whose protein sequence is MPLNSIVPKPDHKSVPMEGLPKMSEINNRAVVAYPGQANSQSVHQLTIYPTTLKFEEVVYKVKQDQKGLCWGGTWTTREKTILNEITGMVCPGEILAMLGPSGSGKTTLLTALGGRLTGKLSGKITYNGQPFSGAMKRRTGFVAQDDILYPHLTVTETLLFTALLRLPKTLTRDEKAQHVQRVITELGLSRCRNSMIGGPLFRGISGGEKKRVSIGQEMLINPSLLLLDEPTSGLDSTTAQRILTTIKRLASGGRTVVTTIHQPSSRLYHMFDKVVLLSEGHPIYYGPASAALEYFSSIGFSTSMTVNPADLLLDLANGIGPDSKNATDQGENMEQEQKLVKEALISAYEKNISTRLKAELCKSDPNNYNYTKDASAKTETKSEQWCTSWWYQFKVLFQRGLRERRYESFNRLRIFQVLSVSVLGGLLWWHTPTSHIEDRIALLFFFSVFWGFYPLYNAVFTFPQERRMLVKERASGMYHLSSYFLARTFGDLPLELALPTAFVFIIYWMGGLKADPITFILSLLVVLYSVLVSQSLGLAIGALLMDIKQATTIASVTTLVFLIAGGYYVQQIPPFIVWLKYLSYSYYSYKLLLGVQYNEDDYYECSKGVLCRVGDFPSVKSMGLNHLWVDVAIMALMLVGYRLVAYLALHRVQLR